In the Nitrospirales bacterium LBB_01 genome, one interval contains:
- the pseG gene encoding UDP-2,4-diacetamido-2,4,6-trideoxy-beta-L-altropyranose hydrolase has translation MTVFRADSSKETGTGHVMRCLALAEALKDLGTEIVFITYCQSDALIERLEDSGFRVYRLKSCYPDSESIEESIGYLNQFKDCWVVCDGLLFDHKYYEIIKTLGFKLLVIDDMAREPFYNADIVLNQNLHGLDLTYNCAPGTRLLLGNEFVILRREFLKYIGIKKKFNSELTRILVTLGGMDSNNYTEKILLTIKDMLSANQVKEALELTVVTGGGNRYADRIRAIDMPVPTTHLHNAANMPELMHTHDIAITSGGTTVWELAFMGVPSIVGRTAPIEDYLVNGLSKNGLFVDAGWYETLDEGHFIRTLLTLIHDKELQKEMSVKAQSLIDGRAIDKLVHQMIL, from the coding sequence ATGACAGTTTTCCGGGCTGACTCATCCAAAGAGACCGGAACTGGGCATGTGATGAGGTGTCTTGCTCTTGCTGAGGCACTAAAAGACTTAGGCACTGAGATTGTTTTCATAACATATTGCCAATCAGATGCTTTAATTGAAAGGTTAGAAGATTCCGGATTTAGAGTTTACCGACTTAAAAGCTGCTATCCCGATTCTGAAAGCATTGAAGAATCTATTGGGTATTTAAATCAATTTAAAGACTGTTGGGTAGTGTGTGACGGACTCCTGTTTGACCATAAATACTACGAGATAATAAAAACTCTCGGATTTAAACTTCTTGTAATAGACGATATGGCACGTGAGCCATTCTACAATGCCGATATAGTGTTAAACCAAAATCTTCATGGCTTAGATTTAACTTACAACTGTGCCCCCGGTACGAGGCTTTTACTGGGAAACGAGTTTGTTATATTAAGGCGAGAATTTTTAAAATATATCGGAATTAAGAAGAAATTTAACAGTGAGTTGACTCGTATTTTAGTAACCCTCGGCGGTATGGATTCAAACAACTACACAGAAAAAATACTGCTAACAATAAAAGACATGCTTAGCGCTAATCAGGTAAAAGAGGCTCTGGAGCTTACCGTAGTAACGGGAGGCGGCAATAGATATGCCGACAGGATAAGAGCAATAGATATGCCGGTACCTACTACGCATTTACATAATGCTGCCAACATGCCGGAATTGATGCACACCCATGACATAGCAATAACAAGCGGTGGGACAACGGTGTGGGAATTGGCCTTTATGGGAGTGCCGTCAATTGTCGGGCGAACGGCTCCAATAGAAGACTATCTGGTAAATGGGTTGAGTAAGAATGGTCTTTTTGTGGATGCCGGCTGGTACGAAACTCTTGATGAAGGACATTTTATCAGGACTCTTTTAACCCTGATACATGATAAAGAGTTACAAAAGGAAATGAGTGTAAAAGCACAGAGCCTGATTGATGGCAGAGCGATAGATAAGTTAGTTCACCAGATGATTCTATAA
- a CDS encoding tetratricopeptide repeat protein, with the protein MLKKTGAFYEIISYNARVHAGVIAALTVLGFIAYSNIFSVPFFFDDVNINKYTDFIAWNSQRSLVVNTFALNYKLGGNTVTGYHLVNIIIHIINAVLIYGLLCLVQKTPFFEGKVKHSLLAPFFAAMLFVAHPIAIQAVTLTIQRFTLLSTTLYLLTILLYTMWRLKDGQRTALVYYILSLCVYLLSIRAKETVITLPAVLFIYEFCFFKGDKYRRMKFILPYVAIASLIVIDYFKFSLFVESPTVTVEQNADMLQQNANLPSSQSFENHAQFLFTQLRVIVTYIRMLILPYGLTIIHNFTISRVFLDLKVISSLIVIVSLAGAACYLFYKSHSEKKFLEMEPCTIRLLSFGVAWFFITLLPQSSIISTQNWIILEHRVYLPAIGFIAVISAIGAEIVNRRFNKIYLIVYLPAALLITTLCAITYTNNSKWQTETSVWEDNALKEPLHHYVHILLGNVYLSNKRFDDAAKQYKIALKLKPDDPINHNNIGNIYLRNGDVNAAFSEFSEAIRLKPDYAEAHNNLGNVYIAKKDLEKAFAEYKEAVNIRKDYVEALNNMGSVYFKQGKPDEAFKYYERALQINPNSPETHSNLAAYYIHKGVLNKAYEHYSATLILDPYNSTAKAYVDLLKEYR; encoded by the coding sequence ATGCTGAAAAAGACGGGAGCTTTCTATGAGATAATTAGTTATAACGCAAGAGTGCACGCAGGGGTTATAGCAGCTCTGACGGTACTTGGGTTTATAGCGTATTCAAATATTTTCAGCGTTCCATTTTTTTTTGATGACGTCAACATAAACAAGTATACTGATTTTATAGCTTGGAATTCCCAGCGCTCTCTGGTTGTAAACACATTTGCTTTAAATTATAAACTCGGTGGTAATACTGTCACAGGGTACCATCTTGTCAACATTATCATACATATCATTAATGCGGTTTTAATTTATGGGCTGCTATGTCTTGTACAAAAAACTCCGTTTTTTGAAGGTAAAGTTAAGCACAGTTTGTTAGCCCCTTTTTTTGCTGCCATGCTCTTTGTTGCTCATCCGATAGCTATACAAGCAGTTACGCTTACAATCCAGCGTTTTACTCTGCTTTCAACCACTTTATACCTTCTGACCATATTGCTTTACACTATGTGGAGACTTAAGGATGGGCAGCGAACAGCTCTGGTTTATTATATTCTTTCACTGTGCGTTTATCTTTTGTCAATCAGAGCGAAGGAAACCGTTATCACGCTCCCTGCGGTACTGTTTATTTATGAATTTTGTTTTTTTAAGGGAGATAAATACAGGCGTATGAAGTTTATTCTGCCTTATGTTGCAATCGCATCTTTAATTGTTATAGATTATTTTAAATTCAGTCTTTTTGTTGAATCACCTACTGTCACAGTAGAGCAAAATGCCGACATGTTGCAGCAAAACGCTAATCTGCCTTCATCTCAAAGTTTTGAAAACCATGCTCAGTTTCTCTTTACCCAGTTGCGGGTAATTGTAACCTACATACGGATGCTAATATTGCCTTATGGCCTCACGATAATCCACAATTTTACTATTTCCAGAGTGTTTCTTGATTTAAAAGTTATATCATCACTGATAGTTATCGTATCCCTTGCCGGTGCCGCCTGCTATCTTTTTTATAAATCACACTCCGAGAAAAAATTTCTTGAAATGGAACCCTGTACAATACGTCTTCTGTCTTTTGGCGTAGCGTGGTTTTTCATCACACTTTTGCCTCAGTCAAGCATAATCTCAACACAGAACTGGATTATCCTGGAGCATAGGGTTTACCTGCCGGCTATCGGTTTTATAGCCGTAATTTCAGCTATTGGCGCAGAGATTGTAAACAGACGGTTTAATAAAATATATCTTATCGTATATTTGCCAGCTGCTCTTCTAATCACAACTCTGTGCGCTATTACATACACAAATAACTCAAAGTGGCAGACTGAAACCTCCGTGTGGGAGGACAATGCCCTAAAGGAACCGCTCCACCACTATGTTCATATACTTCTTGGCAATGTGTATCTCTCAAACAAGCGTTTTGACGATGCAGCCAAACAGTACAAAATAGCGTTGAAGTTAAAACCTGATGACCCAATTAACCATAATAATATCGGCAATATCTACCTTAGAAATGGGGATGTCAACGCTGCTTTTAGTGAATTTTCAGAGGCAATAAGGCTTAAACCTGACTATGCTGAGGCTCACAACAATCTTGGCAATGTTTATATTGCTAAAAAAGACCTTGAAAAAGCATTTGCGGAATATAAAGAAGCTGTAAACATTAGGAAAGATTATGTAGAGGCACTGAACAATATGGGCAGCGTTTATTTTAAGCAAGGGAAACCTGACGAAGCTTTTAAGTACTACGAAAGGGCATTACAAATAAATCCAAACTCACCTGAAACACATAGTAATCTGGCCGCATATTACATCCACAAAGGTGTACTTAATAAGGCGTATGAACACTACAGCGCAACTCTTATACTTGACCCCTATAATTCAACCGCAAAGGCCTACGTTGACCTTTTAAAGGAATATAGGTGA
- a CDS encoding prolipoprotein diacylglyceryl transferase, protein MLTYPQIKPYLFKIGPLQVRWYGLMYLIGFVLSYLIVQKEVKRRKIAIKPEDVENLYVYLILSLVIGARAGYVLFYNLSWYINNPLSVFALWQGGMSFHGGFVGCLTGTYLFCRARKLDFIVISDIVSITVPIGLGLGRLGNFINGELYGRVTDVPWAMVFPGGGPMPRHPSQLYELLLEGVLSFVILWSLKDRIKKRGLTISMFIFLYGVFRFTVEFFREPDSQLGLFFGLISMGQILSSFMVTAGLSGLLIFGREKK, encoded by the coding sequence ATGTTGACGTATCCGCAAATAAAGCCATATTTATTTAAAATCGGACCGCTTCAAGTGAGATGGTACGGCCTTATGTATCTTATCGGCTTTGTGTTGTCTTACCTAATAGTGCAGAAAGAGGTGAAGCGAAGAAAGATAGCGATAAAACCTGAGGATGTAGAAAATCTCTATGTTTATCTGATTCTTTCTCTGGTTATAGGCGCAAGGGCTGGTTATGTTTTGTTTTACAATCTTTCATGGTACATCAACAATCCTTTGAGTGTATTTGCTCTGTGGCAGGGCGGGATGTCATTTCATGGCGGTTTCGTAGGATGTTTAACGGGGACATATTTATTTTGCAGAGCCAGGAAACTGGATTTTATTGTTATCTCTGACATTGTTTCTATAACAGTACCGATAGGGCTTGGGCTGGGCAGGCTTGGCAATTTTATAAACGGTGAGCTTTATGGCCGTGTAACCGATGTGCCGTGGGCTATGGTGTTCCCTGGTGGCGGCCCAATGCCACGGCATCCGTCCCAACTCTATGAGCTGCTCCTTGAAGGAGTGCTTTCATTTGTCATTCTTTGGTCATTAAAAGACAGAATAAAAAAGCGCGGGTTAACTATCTCAATGTTTATATTTCTTTACGGTGTGTTTAGATTTACTGTGGAATTCTTCAGAGAACCCGACTCTCAATTGGGGCTGTTTTTTGGTCTCATCAGCATGGGACAAATCCTGTCCTCATTTATGGTGACTGCTGGATTGTCAGGATTGTTGATTTTTGGTAGAGAGAAAAAATGA
- a CDS encoding tetratricopeptide repeat protein: protein MISSFSTTRRLQIFLIVIVCVLAYSNSINCPFTFDDAALEQYKTFRIDEQSLINSLISVLWSQRYLPVASFALNYKLHGFKPLGYHIVNLLIHVLTALFLYWFVLFTLKSPKLKDIFNENTEPLAAFFTAALFAVHPMSVMSVTFVIQRFTSLAAMFYMLTMVLYAKSRIESDKGGKATRYYIFSVCAALISTRTKEIVVTLPVIIFFYEYMFFKDSFKKKLIRSLPFFIIIPIVLNTSFKQGLLNTVGFMNAWRVASVTKSVEKPQKGRRVTLRQNKEAVEALKEGPAEAMKVRTWKEHALTQLRVTCSYMRMLVLPYKLAPIYFYPASRTFWEPAVLTSLSFLIFIVFASVFLFFRYKQSDTAMCAVSLLVPFGMFWFLLNILPQSAVRPADNWEIFDYRTYLPSTGFIFACVTMVFYVFGEKRKKHAAILLTFVLITFAILTYKRNSYWVTEESLWQENIKNYPLNPIPHINLANAYLSMENYDKALKEFRVALEMDPFKVEVYNNIGSIYIKLGDKDKAEEEFRKALRVNPTFAVAHHNLGNLYLDKGLDDKALLEYSLEASFDLHPADAYMGMAGIYLKKGQLNEALENYKVVINNRNDFPEAHFSLGIVYDRLGNVDEALKEFQIALKQRPGYISAHMNIGNIYLRQGFFGDAMRQFQKVLSLKPDNAEAHAGLANVYADAGQLESAINEYLKAIELSPDVSEFHNNLGTVYQTKGLFKQAALEYRRALSIEPKNVNAGENLKSLPESFRNNTAETR from the coding sequence TTGATATCAAGTTTTTCAACTACACGGCGGCTGCAGATTTTTTTAATTGTAATCGTCTGCGTCCTGGCGTATTCAAACTCAATAAATTGTCCTTTTACGTTTGATGATGCTGCTCTTGAACAGTATAAAACATTTAGGATAGATGAACAGAGTTTAATAAATAGCCTCATAAGTGTTCTGTGGTCCCAACGATACCTGCCTGTGGCATCATTTGCACTAAATTATAAATTGCATGGGTTTAAACCGCTGGGCTACCACATTGTAAATCTGTTGATACATGTCCTGACTGCTCTTTTTCTTTACTGGTTTGTCTTGTTTACTTTAAAAAGTCCTAAACTTAAGGACATTTTCAATGAAAACACAGAGCCGCTGGCAGCATTTTTCACAGCTGCTTTATTTGCAGTGCATCCTATGTCGGTAATGTCGGTTACATTTGTAATTCAAAGATTTACCTCGCTTGCCGCTATGTTTTATATGCTTACGATGGTTTTATATGCTAAGAGCCGGATTGAGTCCGACAAGGGGGGCAAAGCCACCCGTTATTATATTTTCTCTGTGTGCGCAGCATTGATTTCTACACGCACGAAGGAGATTGTCGTAACGCTTCCTGTCATTATATTTTTCTATGAGTATATGTTCTTTAAAGACAGCTTTAAAAAGAAACTTATCCGCTCCTTACCATTTTTTATAATCATTCCAATTGTTTTAAATACTTCGTTTAAGCAGGGATTATTAAATACGGTTGGTTTTATGAATGCCTGGAGGGTTGCAAGTGTTACGAAAAGCGTGGAGAAGCCCCAGAAGGGGAGGCGGGTTACATTAAGACAGAACAAGGAGGCTGTGGAGGCTCTTAAGGAGGGCCCTGCTGAGGCAATGAAAGTACGCACATGGAAAGAACATGCGCTCACTCAATTAAGGGTTACGTGCTCTTATATGCGAATGCTTGTGCTGCCGTATAAACTTGCGCCTATATACTTTTATCCGGCATCCCGTACGTTTTGGGAGCCTGCAGTTTTAACCTCCCTTTCATTTCTAATTTTTATCGTTTTTGCGTCGGTATTTTTGTTTTTCAGATACAAACAGAGTGATACCGCTATGTGTGCTGTTTCTTTGTTAGTTCCATTTGGGATGTTTTGGTTTTTGCTTAACATCTTGCCGCAGTCAGCTGTAAGACCTGCCGATAACTGGGAGATTTTTGATTATAGAACATATTTGCCCTCAACTGGGTTTATATTTGCCTGCGTAACGATGGTCTTTTATGTATTTGGGGAGAAACGAAAAAAACACGCCGCTATTTTGTTAACCTTTGTCCTCATAACCTTTGCCATATTAACTTATAAGAGAAACAGTTACTGGGTTACAGAGGAATCGTTGTGGCAAGAAAATATAAAGAACTATCCGCTTAATCCTATCCCTCATATAAACCTTGCCAATGCGTATCTGAGCATGGAAAACTACGATAAGGCTTTGAAGGAGTTCAGGGTTGCCTTAGAGATGGATCCGTTTAAGGTTGAGGTTTATAATAATATCGGCAGCATATACATTAAACTTGGGGACAAGGATAAAGCCGAAGAGGAATTCAGAAAGGCTCTCAGAGTGAATCCTACTTTTGCCGTGGCTCATCACAACCTTGGCAACCTGTATTTGGATAAAGGCCTTGACGACAAGGCGCTGCTTGAGTACTCACTGGAGGCATCTTTTGATCTGCACCCTGCTGATGCTTATATGGGTATGGCTGGGATATATTTAAAAAAAGGGCAGCTTAACGAGGCGTTAGAAAATTATAAGGTTGTCATAAATAATCGTAATGATTTTCCTGAGGCACATTTCTCTCTGGGCATTGTTTACGACAGACTTGGAAACGTTGATGAGGCGTTAAAAGAATTCCAAATAGCTCTAAAACAGCGGCCTGGTTATATTAGCGCACATATGAATATTGGAAATATATATCTGAGGCAAGGATTTTTTGGAGACGCCATGAGACAATTTCAAAAGGTTCTATCGCTTAAACCTGATAATGCAGAGGCACACGCAGGGTTAGCTAATGTGTATGCCGATGCCGGACAGCTTGAGAGCGCTATAAATGAGTATTTAAAAGCCATAGAACTTAGCCCTGATGTTTCAGAGTTCCACAATAACCTTGGTACCGTGTATCAGACTAAAGGGTTGTTTAAGCAGGCGGCTCTTGAGTACAGAAGGGCGCTGTCTATTGAGCCTAAAAATGTGAATGCCGGAGAAAACCTTAAGTCGCTCCCCGAAAGTTTCAGAAATAATACTGCTGAGACTAGATGA
- a CDS encoding rubrerythrin family protein, producing MKSLKGTKTEKNLLASFAGESQARNRYSYFSKAAKKEGYEQISAIFAETAENEKEHAKSFFKFLEGGDAEITATFPAGVIADTKANLKASADGELHEHTVLYPEFAKVADEEGFPAVASAFRAIAMVEKEHEKRYRALLSNIEKNEVFSRKSKVKWKCRNCGFIVEGNNAPDNCPACNHSKAHFEIAAENY from the coding sequence ATGAAAAGTTTAAAGGGAACAAAAACGGAGAAAAATCTGCTTGCTTCATTTGCCGGTGAATCTCAGGCCAGAAACCGTTATTCATATTTTTCAAAGGCAGCAAAAAAAGAGGGTTACGAGCAAATTTCTGCTATATTTGCTGAAACTGCCGAAAACGAAAAAGAACATGCCAAGAGCTTTTTTAAGTTTTTAGAGGGAGGAGACGCTGAGATTACAGCAACATTTCCAGCAGGTGTTATTGCCGATACAAAGGCTAACCTCAAAGCCTCAGCCGATGGCGAACTCCATGAGCATACAGTGTTGTATCCTGAGTTTGCAAAGGTTGCAGATGAGGAGGGATTCCCTGCCGTTGCCTCAGCTTTCAGAGCGATAGCGATGGTTGAGAAAGAACACGAAAAAAGATACCGTGCACTGTTAAGTAATATTGAAAAGAATGAGGTCTTTAGCCGCAAATCAAAAGTAAAATGGAAATGCAGAAACTGCGGTTTTATCGTAGAAGGTAACAATGCGCCTGATAACTGCCCGGCATGTAACCATTCAAAAGCACATTTTGAAATTGCAGCGGAAAATTATTGA
- a CDS encoding DUF1902 domain-containing protein, producing the protein MRYVYWQDAGVWLGYLENYPDYLTQGETIEGLEENLRDIFKELSSDNIPCVRKVAELQVS; encoded by the coding sequence ATGAGATATGTATATTGGCAGGACGCTGGGGTGTGGCTTGGATATTTAGAAAACTATCCCGACTATTTGACACAGGGTGAGACCATAGAAGGATTGGAGGAAAACCTCAGAGATATTTTTAAAGAACTTTCAAGTGACAATATTCCTTGTGTTCGTAAAGTTGCTGAGCTGCAAGTATCTTGA
- a CDS encoding glycosyltransferase family 4 protein, giving the protein MFERLVYIGAENAFERGAIGTHMRGIVNAFHNSGRFKITFIGGKYHDEINDGGINADEMYILSVKKSSSMAGRMAACLRYSYRIIKTLKNIMRDNSDFYVYTRYSLYTTPVILTFLKKHGIKTILEYNDITTDVLLFEKNLKQSYSAGKFIRTSNLTIKTIQKLETYSFKKAGLIVTMTEGLRRYIHSLAPNANVIVAHNATDIANINYTRGVNKKALREKLNLPAKYFYICYIGTITWWDGLGTLLEAIASLKHYEDIRLIMIGYGADLKLVQDTVKNLGLTDTVVFHPAMPFKQAYDYLIASDLVPVIKLIDTYEYTPIKYYEAMASATPIIANDILYINEVGKHRWGKVVPHPPTAKDMADAIEHFYKMRDSLDLMKAEILNYAETFHTWDKRAGSIISAMKELTQK; this is encoded by the coding sequence GTGTTTGAACGGTTAGTTTATATAGGCGCTGAAAACGCATTTGAGCGAGGCGCTATAGGCACGCACATGCGCGGGATTGTCAACGCCTTCCACAACTCCGGCAGATTTAAAATTACCTTCATAGGCGGCAAATACCATGATGAGATTAACGATGGCGGCATAAATGCCGATGAGATGTACATTCTGTCTGTAAAAAAAAGCTCCTCTATGGCAGGCCGCATGGCGGCATGTCTTAGATACTCTTATAGAATCATTAAGACTCTGAAAAACATTATGCGAGATAACAGCGATTTTTACGTTTACACCAGATACTCTCTCTATACCACCCCAGTGATACTCACTTTTTTAAAAAAGCACGGCATTAAAACCATCCTTGAATATAACGACATAACCACAGACGTCTTACTTTTTGAAAAAAACCTTAAACAAAGTTACTCTGCTGGAAAATTTATAAGGACAAGCAATTTAACGATTAAAACCATTCAAAAACTGGAGACATACTCGTTCAAAAAGGCCGGCCTTATAGTGACTATGACTGAAGGGCTTAGAAGATATATACACAGTCTTGCACCCAATGCTAACGTGATTGTTGCCCACAATGCTACCGACATTGCAAATATCAACTACACACGAGGCGTCAATAAAAAGGCGCTTAGGGAAAAACTTAATTTACCTGCCAAATATTTTTACATTTGCTACATCGGCACAATAACGTGGTGGGACGGACTCGGAACGCTGCTTGAGGCCATCGCATCGCTTAAACACTATGAAGATATTAGATTGATTATGATTGGTTACGGAGCCGATTTGAAACTTGTGCAGGATACAGTTAAAAACCTTGGACTAACAGACACAGTGGTGTTCCATCCTGCCATGCCATTTAAACAGGCTTATGATTATCTGATAGCCTCTGACCTTGTGCCGGTGATTAAACTAATAGACACCTACGAATACACCCCCATCAAATACTATGAGGCTATGGCCTCAGCGACGCCTATAATAGCAAACGACATCCTTTACATAAACGAGGTTGGTAAACACCGCTGGGGCAAAGTTGTGCCGCATCCGCCAACGGCAAAAGATATGGCTGATGCTATTGAGCATTTTTACAAAATGAGGGATTCACTGGATTTGATGAAAGCGGAAATTTTAAACTATGCAGAAACTTTCCACACTTGGGACAAAAGAGCCGGCTCTATCATCAGTGCAATGAAGGAGTTGACTCAGAAATAG
- the tkt gene encoding transketolase produces the protein MNKVDELCVNTIRMLAIDAVQRANSGHPGMPMGDADMAYVLWTKFLKHNPKDAVWPNRDRFILSAGHGSMMLYSLLYLTGYNISIDDIKNFRKMDSCTPGHPEYCLSTGVEVSTGPLGFGFAVGVGMAMAEKYLADTFNRPGFDLVDYNIYGIVSDGDIMEGVSYEASSIAGHLKLGKLIYLYSANKTTIDGSTDLTFTEDVGMRFESQHWHVQYADGYNHEELYEVIEKAKAEKNRPSIIIVKTHLGYGSPNKQDSADIHGAPLGTDEVKATKAHFNWPQEEFYVPKEALEHCRTAISEGAKQQSRWLDLLDRYRQAFPKEAELWDTFMSGKINVDLGTLLPVYEPGKSVATRTASGAVVNALAGTLLNLLGGSADLSPSNQTFIKGKPIFAPGESGRNIHFGIREFSMASIATGIALSRCLIPYVGTYLVFSSYMMPSVRMCSMMGLKAIFILTHDSIGVGEDGPSHHPVEQLTTMRAIPELTVIRPADANETVRAWQYILQHGYGTTALVLTRQNVPVIDRNKYAKARGIYKGAYVLADSGKPPELILMASGSEIHCTLEAYEELVKEGAAVRIVNMASFELFEKQMDDYKSQVFPPSVEKRIAVEAASSLSWYKYVGLKGKVIGVDRFGLSAPSDVLFEHFGFTASNILKVARELLKT, from the coding sequence ATGAACAAAGTAGATGAGCTATGTGTCAACACCATAAGGATGCTTGCTATTGATGCGGTGCAGAGGGCAAATTCAGGGCACCCCGGTATGCCTATGGGTGATGCTGACATGGCTTACGTGTTGTGGACAAAGTTTTTAAAACATAACCCAAAAGATGCCGTATGGCCTAACAGAGACAGATTTATACTCTCTGCGGGGCATGGGTCTATGATGCTGTATAGTTTGCTGTATTTAACCGGATATAATATATCTATTGATGATATAAAGAATTTCCGAAAAATGGATAGCTGCACTCCAGGGCACCCTGAGTACTGTTTGTCAACGGGCGTGGAGGTTTCAACAGGACCGCTCGGGTTTGGATTTGCTGTTGGGGTGGGAATGGCAATGGCAGAGAAATATCTTGCCGATACGTTTAACCGTCCCGGCTTTGACCTCGTAGATTACAATATATACGGCATAGTCAGCGATGGCGACATTATGGAGGGAGTTTCTTATGAGGCCTCCTCAATAGCCGGACACCTGAAACTCGGCAAACTTATCTACCTGTACTCTGCAAACAAGACAACCATAGACGGCTCAACGGATTTAACTTTCACAGAGGATGTTGGAATGAGATTTGAGTCCCAACACTGGCACGTGCAGTACGCTGATGGATACAACCATGAGGAACTTTACGAGGTAATTGAAAAAGCAAAGGCAGAGAAAAATCGCCCATCTATCATAATAGTTAAGACACATCTTGGATATGGCAGCCCAAATAAACAAGACAGCGCCGATATTCACGGAGCGCCGCTTGGCACTGATGAGGTGAAAGCCACAAAGGCGCACTTTAACTGGCCTCAAGAGGAATTTTACGTGCCCAAAGAGGCTCTTGAGCACTGCCGGACTGCTATCAGTGAGGGAGCTAAACAACAAAGCCGCTGGCTTGATTTGCTTGACAGGTATAGACAAGCATTCCCAAAGGAAGCGGAACTTTGGGACACCTTTATGAGCGGGAAAATAAACGTTGACCTGGGAACGCTGCTTCCTGTCTATGAACCCGGCAAATCCGTAGCAACACGGACAGCCTCAGGCGCTGTAGTTAATGCGCTGGCTGGTACGCTTTTGAATCTGCTTGGAGGCTCTGCTGACCTTTCGCCGTCTAATCAGACATTTATAAAAGGTAAACCCATCTTTGCGCCCGGCGAAAGCGGACGCAACATTCACTTTGGAATACGAGAGTTTTCTATGGCCTCCATTGCTACCGGTATTGCCCTTAGTCGGTGTTTGATTCCTTATGTGGGCACGTATCTTGTGTTTTCAAGCTACATGATGCCCTCTGTCAGAATGTGCTCTATGATGGGACTTAAGGCAATCTTTATACTAACTCATGACTCCATAGGGGTTGGCGAGGATGGCCCAAGTCACCACCCTGTAGAACAGTTAACAACGATGAGGGCGATTCCTGAGCTTACTGTGATTCGTCCGGCAGACGCCAACGAAACTGTACGTGCGTGGCAATATATCCTTCAGCACGGTTACGGCACAACAGCCCTTGTTCTTACCCGTCAAAATGTGCCCGTTATTGATAGAAATAAGTATGCTAAGGCACGCGGCATATACAAGGGAGCATACGTTCTTGCCGATTCCGGGAAACCGCCAGAGTTGATTCTTATGGCTTCAGGCTCAGAGATTCACTGCACCCTTGAAGCCTACGAGGAGTTGGTTAAAGAAGGTGCGGCTGTCAGAATTGTAAACATGGCTTCTTTTGAGCTGTTTGAAAAACAGATGGATGATTATAAAAGTCAGGTGTTCCCTCCATCTGTTGAAAAACGAATAGCGGTTGAGGCCGCCTCATCGCTTAGCTGGTACAAGTATGTAGGACTTAAGGGCAAAGTAATCGGTGTTGACAGATTTGGGCTTTCAGCTCCCTCAGATGTTTTATTTGAACACTTCGGTTTCACTGCCTCAAATATACTCAAAGTCGCAAGGGAGCTGCTTAAAACGTAA
- a CDS encoding DUF4412 domain-containing protein: MLKRVLVSLMFILSFAAVSYAMDFSADVIFTGKGEKTESKMFFTKDKVRMDMSTPEKMSSISRMDKKVSWIIFHDKKIYMESPMQDAAQNPMTGGKARKPMVDEKMDGEMSRKEVGTETIDGHSCTKYLITSKSGKKQEEIYQWMAKDIMFPVKTAAVDGSWTQEYKNIKTGSPSADTFEVPSGYTKMQMPNVR, encoded by the coding sequence GTGTTAAAGAGAGTTTTAGTGAGTTTGATGTTTATATTGTCGTTTGCGGCTGTTTCCTATGCTATGGATTTCTCGGCTGATGTGATTTTCACAGGTAAAGGTGAAAAGACTGAGAGCAAGATGTTTTTTACCAAAGACAAGGTTAGAATGGACATGTCAACTCCTGAAAAAATGTCCTCAATAAGCAGAATGGACAAGAAAGTCAGTTGGATAATTTTTCATGACAAAAAAATATATATGGAATCTCCTATGCAAGATGCCGCTCAAAACCCTATGACCGGCGGAAAAGCAAGAAAACCTATGGTTGATGAGAAAATGGATGGTGAAATGAGCAGAAAAGAAGTCGGGACGGAAACCATAGATGGGCATTCCTGCACCAAGTATCTGATAACCTCTAAGTCCGGCAAAAAACAAGAGGAGATATATCAATGGATGGCCAAAGATATTATGTTTCCAGTTAAAACAGCAGCAGTGGATGGCTCATGGACCCAGGAGTACAAAAATATCAAAACTGGCTCCCCTTCAGCAGATACTTTTGAGGTTCCCTCTGGTTACACCAAAATGCAAATGCCTAATGTGAGATAA